ATCTCAATGACATTTTTACTTGACAGTGAAAAGAAGGGGGAGCCATCAGAACGCCTTCCTAACTAGGTTGGGGTAGAAGTCTTGTTGAAGATGTTGGTTTACAGGATTTGGGATTTGAAGGCTATCCATATACTTGGTCCAATGGCAAACTCTTGAAGGCTAATATCCAATGTATACTTGATAGAGCCATGCGACTATGGGCTTGATTGATGATCATTCCCTATTAAAGTATCCCACCTCCCTAGATACGAGTCTGATCATGCGGCAATTAAAATAGAGATGGATGTTATACCGGAGAACCTCAATCAAAACCAAGATATTTATTTCGATTTGAGGAAGCATGGACTAAAGATAGAATGTGTGAAGAAGCAGTGAGGAACTGTGACCTATCAAGTTCTTGTAAATGGTCAACCTAGCAATGTTATTAAGCCTGAAAGAGGGCTCCGACAAGGAGACCCTCTTTCTCCTTACCTTTTTGTGTTATGTGCTGATGTTTTGTCAGGTATGCTTAGGAAGGAGGTTGTCTCGAAGCAAATTCACGGCATACAAGTGGCGAGGaaagctcttgtgatcactcacCTGCTGTTTGCAGACGACAGTCTGCTCTTTGCAAGAGCCTCAAGCACTGAGGCAGACAAGATTATGGAAACATTAAGGAAATATCAGGAATTGTCAGGACATATGGTTAATCTTGACAAGTCGGAAGCTTTGTTCAGTCGAAATATGGTGGACAAAGATAAAGAGTTGATATGCAATAGGATGGGTGTAAAGACGGTGGAAGCTTACTCAAGATACTTGGGATTACCGGCGCGTTTTGGTAGATCTAAGAAAACTATATTCTCTCAAGTCATTGACAAGGTGTGGAAGAAAATCAAAGGGTTGAAGGAGAAGGTCTTATCCAGAGCTGGGAAAGAAGTGTTGATTAAATCAGTGGCTCAAGCAATTCCCACTTATGTTATGGGCTGCTTCAAACTTCTAGAGGATTGTTGTAAAGAAATCGAGTCTCTCCTAGCTAGATTCTGGTGGGGATCATCAAAAGAGGAGAAAAATATATACTGGGTCAACTGGTCTAAATTGGCAAAATCTAAATTCGCTGGTGGTATGGGATTTCGAGAGATCAGGGATTTCAATGAATGTTTGTTGCGGAAGCAATACTGGAGGCTGATGACAGGTAGATCCTCTTTGTTTCAAAGAAATTTTAAGAGCAGATATTACCCTAGAACCTCAATCAGAGAAGCAAAGTTGGGTTACACACCTAGCTATGCTTGGAGGAGCATTTTAGGAGCCAAGGAACTTATAGATAAGGGGTCTAGATGGAGGATAGGAAATGGATAACAAGTTAACATTCTGGGAGACAACTGGATCTCGGTTTTAGTAGGTTTCAAGATCCATGAACATGTGAGGGGTATTGGAGAAGAAGCAAGGTTAGTGATCTCATTGATAAGGACTTATGATGCTGGAAGGAGTACATTCAGGGATGCTTTGGCCCAATGGTGACTTCCAATATTTGCAGTATCCCTCTATCTTGGAGTGAATTGGAGGATAAAATTATATGGTATATATTCAGTTAAGTTAGCAACAATTAGTTCCTCACGAAAGAAGAACGACCTCATCCACCAAAAGCTCCAAACAGGAGTTTCATTTTCCCTCATACCTATCTCTCTCTCACTCCCATCAAGGATAATCAGAGATTTTAAACAACCTAGAGAACCTATCCTTGAGGGGGAGCTAAAATCTCTTGAATTAGTTTAAGTGATGTTTGTAAATCTAAGAGCAAAGGTGGCTAGGGACTCGGGGACAAGGACAGtcctgggccagggcaagcaggcccacagcccagggcctcatAAAAATGGGAGCCTCATATTAAATGGTGCAACAATTAACATAAATTCAACTCCAGCGTGTTGGCTTTGTTCCGTGAGTTTAACCACTAGGTGGTCCGTTCGatctttttgtaatatcttttcaATTGTTTACAAATACTTCTATTtggtacaattaaattaaatgtatatttgttttcaaaaactggcACAATtgtatgtaattttatttttcaattgttttaaaaaaatttccatattttataatatgggtcatgctaacgtgtgccctaagggcacatgttaaagatactataattagaaaaagttaaatgtaattaaatgcaatagagtcatatttaaagtttcaatacattgaatgcacgcgttccaagaaaatatttccataaatatttcattaacttgtgtccttggggcacatgttagcttttcccttataatattaaaataaatcatgGATAGTGTGCTAAACAACCATGGtcatattaaaaatttattaatattaatattatttttactaaattattatgattaaatatatataattagattaatatatttaaaatatttttgaacaagaatttttatatatatatatatatatatatatatatatatatatatatatatatatatatatatatatatatatatatatatatatatatatatatatatatatatatatatactagtatttagacccgtgcgaggcacgggttaaatgttttagaatatttaaaaaatacttaaaattgaaatttattatttattattatttatttaaaatttatggaactaatataaaatttatagtaagcaaatatttttaaaattatattaatgattaattatcataaaaatattaatgcTATAAAAAATTAGTATTTACATGAgttaaaagacaaaagaaaaatagcaagACATAATTCAGACGTGTTAAATTAAAAGACGAAAGAAAAATAGCAAGACATAATTCAAACGtgttaaattaaatatttgattgttATAACTAAAAAACAATTTGATataatttcaaaaatgtttggttattttttttaaaagaaaacaaaagaccAAATACACAtctattatgtttatttttttaataattacaatttattaacaaaactaaatcaaatgaataagaaataaataaaaatatagaattaaagaaaatatataaaattatagaatcaattctacttggAATTCCttcatttaataatttttttatagaaactaAATAATCCAACTCTATTTAATGATTTCTTTCTATAAACCAAATGATCcaactttattattttttacttcTAAATTTAGCTTTTgtgaaatattaaaaagaaaatcataCTATTTATAACTCCAATATTTTTACTATAActctaatatttttaatacttaaaTCATTTAATAATGGTATGaaacatataatatattaacaAATACAGAATTTAAACCAAATTCATTTCAAATAATCTTAGTAACTTatattttaagaagaaaataaataaataaatttcattcaaTACGTATAAAAGATAATATAGTAGACCTATGTAATGAATTGATGGACAATATCATCAGACCTATAAATTATGCATAAATTGATGTTACAACTGTCAAAagtctttttataaaaaaattaatagaattaaaaaaGCTGATAGTATAGAAGTCACAACAACTCATAACTTCTGGCAGTAAAATGCAAAATTGTTTTGCCATTACTTCTAGTCATGGCTGCCAACCTACCGCCTTTTTCTAATAAAAATTTCATAAGTGAACTTCTTCAGTACCTAAACGAAATAAAATAAGcaagtaaacaaaataaaataaatatatttattatataataatcacGAAAATATGGCACATATGCTGCCACTAATTCAAATGAATTTTCATATCATCAATAGATTAGtaacaaacatcaaaatcatataTCTCTTGTGTTCCTTTGTGGCTGCTTCCCAGACTTTTTCATTCTGCACGAATAGCAGCATGAACCTTCTTGTAAGGTTCCTCAATTCCGTGATTTCCGTCAGCTTCTATCCCTTTCTTGATATATTGATGAAGTGAGTATGATATTTTTATGGTTCTTCTTTAATCAATGTCTACAAAATAATATATCAATGTTGATAAAAAAAGTCATCAAAACAACATATGATGAATTACTTAGCGACCAAATAAAAAAGATGGGCAAAAACACTAACAGAAGCATAAATCAAGTCCAAGCACAAGTTTAACAATTTACACATTACCTTCAATATTCTACATCTCTGTTTAAGATCTTGCAAATTCTTTTGCATATCTTCTGCAGCAGCTGCATCATTTTCGACCTTCATTGTCTTGTATCTGACTGCAAAGTTCAATCTAAGTTAGCATTTTAATGTTAAATTCATATCAAAGAAATTGAAATCTTAAACAACTTTTAACCCGCTATTAGTGTGTATTACTTCTCCATGTTTCTTCTACATTTTAAAGGCATAGTCTCtatttctctttctctttatgGTGCTAAGCAGTAAGTGAGTCAAGCTTTATTTCTAAACTCATTATCAGCTGCTTGACACTTTCAAGGGCAGTGTCTCTGAAATTAATAAAATGAGAGGTGGTGTCTCCacattaaacaacaaaaaaaggtaACTACTATTAATCCCCAAACCAAAGCACAAATCAATGGCACAAATCAATGGCACAAATCAATGGCAAAAAAGAATGATGCAAATATAAAATTTCATAATCTTATTCCAAAGAATATAATCTATAATAGTAAAGATATTAATTCATTAAGTTGTACATAAACGAAAGAACTAAAGCATCATAAAACAGTAATAGTTTTAGCTACTCCATGGAATCAAAACTGAAAGAATATTGGTTCGAAGTTTTCAATAGTTGCAGCAGAAAGATGACCGGTACTTCTAGAAGCATCAAAACTCACCACTTAATTTTTCCACCTATTACAAATAAGATATAAATTCATTAATTCAAACAAAATGTCTAAACTCAGAAGCCAATATATCAATATTTAAACAAATACTACATGTATATCATAAACCTCATCAATCCAAGTAGGATCTGAGTTCAATCAAAGGACAGGAATTTTGCCATCCATTAAATGGCGGGCCAGCGGAAGAGTTCCATCACCACCAGTTGCAACAACCAGGTCCAATTGTTTCCAAGCACTACTTTCCGTTCAACTGactttttctgcattttacaaaAAGACCACTTGAGTACTGATACTCTACCGCATACCACACGTTCAATAAGTATATTGGTAAACAACTATATCTTAAGCTTTTTCGAATAAAAAATTATTGCAACATGTTATTGGTGGTTCTGGTTGATTTTACTTTACCAGCGGCGGCAAAAGTGGCAGTTCAATGGCTTTGATAAATCCAATGCATCTAGCCCAATGTGTTTCCAATATCTACAACATTACCTATAGTACATGATATCCATAGTGAAAAGCCTCTGGTTCACGGGCCACTGATGTTGTAGGCACCCTATCGATCTGCAGTAGAATAAAATCTAGAAAGGAATAGCAAACAACATATTATGATCCATGAGTAtgtcattaaaaaataaatttgaaaaacttCAAACCAAGCACGCGAGAATAGATTTACATAAATCAAGATACATGAAGTGATTTAAAAAACCACCGATGGCAGCCAACACTCACCACTGTTAAATGCAACCCTGAGTACTTGATTTTTTAGCTTCATGAGCAGCCAGTTAAAACAAAGTAGTAAGTTGTGGTTGATTGCTAGCTGTAGTAGCCGAAAGCCCTCGCATTGCTGCAATTGTTGACTCAACTTTGCTGCTAAATTATTTTCTCAGctttaatcattattaaaatgCAACAAACATAAAAGTTCAGTACACACTTTCTGCATCCACCTAGAAATAGTGTTTCAAATATTTATATGGAACACATGAAAACCCTGAAAAAGAATTTATATTGCCCTATATGCTAATGTCTAAATCTAGATAGCACGTCAACATTCCATTACTCATGTGCTCATACGGTAAGCAACCGAACCCCAGACACGTTTCAAATAGAAGAACCATGTTTGGATGCCTTATGCTTATCACAACTTCAATCTACATGAATCAAAtgtcaaataataattaattgattcatttaaataatatttaatttaaatcaataatttgCATACCTTGGTTGAAATTGCAACCATCCTTGAGCTGCACAGGGTTGCAACACTTTTATTGCAAATGCAGTGAGAACTAATTCAGCCCTATAGACTGGTCCATAACATACTTCACCAACTTCAGTGAGTTGGAAAAGTATTTTGTCGCTTCTTCTATTTCCTCAATAGTGTATCTTCGATACTGCATAATTATACAACCCAAAACAGTCATAGcacatatgcaatttcagaaccAAGTCACTGCTTATCCATGTCACAATTAAAATTCTCTTCCAATACAATAAGAAGCCATCACTTCATACACAATcctacacacacacacaaaatccaGTTCAAGCCAAATTAGAGAAAAACAAAGGTATGTACATACATCTAATTCAATTTAGTGCATTTAAAAACCGATATCACCATATATTTGTATgcacaaattcaaaaattcaaacacAGTGCCGGTTCCAATCACCTTTCCATGAGTATTCCCTTCATTTGCTAGCAGCTGCATCTCTTTTTGCTCTTTCTTTCACTTCATCCTCTGCAAATATCAGCAAACATAAGAATTAAAAGagaaaacaataaaccaaattcaaatttcaaatgatCATATTTAGGTAAGAAAAACTCGGTCATACCCTGTTAGATTCAAAAGTCAGCGGTAAAACCCGATCAAGTCTAAATCCTGAAAAACAAACCtccaaatcatcaaatcaaccacaaacccaaacccttgatcaaatgtcAAAAACCACATAATTTAATTTTACCATTCACAAACCTTTCTGGCTACTGAGATGAAATCCTATATGATGTAGCCTTAATTTGATTCAATATATTGCAGAGAAAAGGGATGAAataatttgatttataaaaacagtcgtggagatgaacaaatacacagaTCTAAACCTGAAACAAACATTAACCATAAGTaacaaaagaataaaaatcagAAATAAACCCTCAAACATAACAATAAACTAATTAGATTTATGAAAACAACCatggagatgaacaaatacacagaTCTAACCCTAAAACAAACATTACCCATCATCATCATTGCACTTTCACCGAATCAAGCTTGGACAGAAACACAcaatacaacaacacaaatcaccGATTCcgtatcaccatcatcatcaaaccaACAAACAACGAATTAGAAATcgaaaagaggagaagaagataTTGAGACCGAGAGTTCGTCGGAGAAGAGAACTCGTATGAGTTCTTCGGCCGTCGGGTTTGTAATGGACGCGAGGTTGAGACGGCAGAGAACACGACTGAGAGAGAAAATGGAGCGCCGCCGCTGCATGTGTTGTTTCCGAACATGATGAAATTGAAGTTGGAGTGAAAGCGTTTTGAGTTTTGAATTTGTATTGAGATACGATACCTCGAGCGTTTCACTTTCTTATCAATTTATTTGCTCTTCCCCAAATATTCATGTTTATCGTGTAACCCTTGAAAGAAAAAATGATGTTTTAGCTTCTCACTCATTAAGACAAATGCATTTattcatttaataaaataattaattgaataaaaaataataatattaattgaattGAGAATAACTTTCCATTAATAGAATGTTTAGAAAATTTGAAAAAGTGTAACAAAGCACCAGAGAGTGCCACATGTCTCACTTGCCAAAGAACTCCTTTAGAAATATTATTatctatgatatatatatatatatatatatatatatatatatatatatatatatatatatatataaggatccATATTTATTAGGGTCCATTTTTATTATTAGTCTGGGGGCTGTAAAATGTTGGGACCGGCCCTGCTCGGAGAGTTAGAGATCTTCACTTGATCAGCTTACCTCTTATGCTAAATGGAGGTGGCACTTTATTTcaagtaggggtggaaataggctaggctaggctttagaaggcctgagcctgaCCTACGGTAAATTTAAAAGGCCTAAGTCTGGCCTAAGACCTATCATAGGCTCAATTTTTTGGcctggcctagcctttttaaaagcctgggctggcctgaaagcctatttaaaaagcctgtatttcattaaagttttcaattaatatatataatttaagaagtcttgtaggtcggcctatatatacatatataagtgaacctatttagcatttctatatatatatatatatatatatatatatatatatatatatatatatatatatatatatatttatttatttatttatttatttatatatagggtagcctatttagcttttttctctaatatatatgcatacatgaaccGACTTATTTAACatatactacctccgttcctttttataagagacaagtcattttttaggttcattgaataactaatgtatttggtctctttatagactagatacattgattattcaatgaatctaaaaagtgaattttctcttataaaaaagAACAGAGGTAGTAtctaataaatatgaaaatataggccggcctataaggcttcataggcttttttaatagcctaagcctggcctatttaataaaataggcttttaaaaaagcctaagcctggcctatttaataaaataggcttttaaaaaagcctaagtctgacctctttattaaataggcctggcctagacctatgtaggctgggccgtaggcccctgtaggccggtctggcctattcccacccctaatttCAAGTGACTCGGGTCTATGGAGAGGTATTATTTGCGTCCAGTATGGTAACTTTATTGTCTCTTCTCTAAGGGGTGACATAGATTCAGGCTTTCGGAATTGTTAAGCTTGGTGGAAAGAAATATATCCAATTAAATTAAAGCGgtaaaaagaaatataaattacttattgtagatataaaatatttatgataagATTTTTATTGTCTACGTATGAAACTATTAAAAaggtttcattaaaaaaattctaCTATTATAAACGATGAGTTTCTGTTTTGGATAACCGGATTTTGTTTATGACTTTtgatcttcatattctgcaagtATTTCATTTTGGAAAGAGAGTATAGATTAGTCTACTAGATTTTGCTCCTAGGGAATTCTGCATCTCTCAACTTctcaattttagtttttaatcaattgaaaacatccaCTCATGAAGTATAGTAATAAGTTGTGTCTTCTCGGGACCTGGCTTGCATTTACTGTAGCCTTACACAAACGATAAGCTTTTGTTTTGTATAACCCAATTCCAATTCTGTTGGTCTtttgatcttcctcattttcttatATAAATTCTATCACCTTTATTTGTTCtcttaacaaaaaatatattggtATTTGTGTGTTTTCTAGCAATAGCAGAGTTTGGAGAAATGGAGCATGGACAATCTGAAAAGTTTGAGAAATTTACATGGAAGGTTGAGAACTTCTCTAAGTATAACACCATTCTTGATGTTTACTCCGAACCTTTTATCATAGGTGGATATCCATGGTATGACGTTCAAACGAATAAATTTTTACCACTGAAAACAAAGTTAAGTGATTTggaattttttgttttgtttctttaaaaTGATCTGATTTGAACTTGGTTTTGATTTAGGgagattatttttaatcaaagggGTTATGAGTATGCCTGTGAAGGCGACTTATCAATTTTTTTAAGTGCTGTGGAAACTGCTAATATGTCTGAAGGATGGAGCAGACATGTGAGATTTAAGCTGTTCTTAGTTAACCAGATTGAAAGTAACGAATCAATCATACCAGAaggtatttttctcttttttctttatgCTGTTTCATTTTCTTCCCATATTAATAAGGTAAAGGTGTGAATGCATACAATAATTTGTGGCAATAGGAATCGAATCACtatgtataattttttattagaatatCTCTGTTGTCTTTCTAATTTAAGAGGGAATTTTACATATACAACGATCACAACAACCAAGTTTTATCCTACTAAGAGGGATCAACTATTTGGATCAATTTGCGTCATAATATTATATTCAAGAGTTTTacaaatgcattgaaaaacacaAGTACTCTTTtgcttatattaatattttaatttaaagacTTATAAAATGATCTACTTATTGTAGAaagaaaatatgtttaataagaTTTTCCATGGTCTAATATGAACCTCTCTTCAATGGTTTTATAAGTAAAGttttacttatttttaattattatttattaaaaaatatttataaaaaagtatTTTTCAAAGACCATCTTTGAAATTTTTTGGGTGTTTTATATTGTACAAATCCAAGATGGTCATGTAAAATgacaaataatttaattaaggaAATATTGTAAGCAAACTACACAAGATTGCAATAATTTAATTAAGGAAATATTGTAAGCAAACTACACAAGATTGCTTTTCTCAATATTTGTCTTATAGTATGGTATATTGTTGAATTAACATGTACAAATCTTTTGTTTCTCAACAATTTGATAGAGAGAGAAATGTGTTGCTTTGATTGAGATTTACATTCTTTTTTATAAGCATTTCCTTTGATAGGTGGTTGATGTGTTTCAATTAATGTCTGATTGATTGGAATTATCCGAGTTCAATAATTGAAACAATAGTTATCCATATTTTATTACATTAGAAGCAGTTTCTTTGGTAATCCATTAGAAGCATTTAAATTGACTCTCGATACATGTATTTCCCAGAGGATGAAGTAGAATTCAATGCAAATTCTAGTATATGGGGTACTGAATGCTTCGTGACTTCAAGTGAGCTTCATGATCCTCTTTGTGGATTTCTTGTGAAAGATACGTGTATTATTGGTGCAGAGGTTTTTATTTGCAACTCAAAAAATGAGAGGCAAGTGAATCAGACATCTAGCTTAACTAGATCCCATCAATCTGGAAGTCAAACAGTACAAATGGAATCTGAAGTTCTAAGGCCTAAGCTTGACGAAAATAATGACCAAAATCTAGGCAAACCTGTGGATTTCAAGGATTTTGGACAAATAGAAGAAGCGTTAGTTCCATTGTTAGAAGAAATTTGTGCTCAGCACCCTTCACTTATTAAGTGCCAGCAGAAAAGAAGTCACAAGTTTAGGGAATGGGCTTTCAATGCTCTCGGCAGAGTTCTTTATTTTCTTAAGACTAGAAAGATGAAAGATATGAATGACGTAGCTTGTAAGGAACTGCAAATTTTTTGGGAGGAACTTGAACACTTTGGTTTTGACTTGACATGGCTTGAGCCTCATGTTCAATCAGCTTTAGGAATGAAGAGATATTTGGAAAAATTAAAGGAGGTAGAAAAACTAAAAGATAATAAAGTAGTTATTGAATTGGAAATTATGAGGATGAAGGCAAAGATGGTTGCTCTTGAGGTAAATCTGCATGCTATCAAAGATTTGTTGGAAGCAGAAGACTTTGAAGAGAGAGATTTGGATGTTGAACTAGGAGTTGTGAACCCCTAAACATATAAGATAAATATGCATGTTGACAATGATGGATTttcttttcttgaattttttattaaacaaTTGTATGAAAACATACATTTCCTTTCCTAATTAACAagtttttccttatttcctttgtCAGCTTTTGGTTATATAGAAGTCTCATGAAGTATAGAGAACTTAAAAGAATGAGTCCTTATTTCCTTATTTCTTGTACAAATTAGAGAACTTAAAAATGAAATGGAACatatttaaaaatccaaaatGATAGGAAATTAGAACACTTCAAATATGTAACTGGTAATATAAGTAATGTACTGTGTTTATCTAAGTTGTTTGTGCTTCTTAGAATGTTATataacaaaacaaacacaacagCAAATCAGAGGATGGCAAATGTTTTCCATTGCATCTCATATTCTACAATATTCTATACGATAATAGACCGTCAATTACCTCAACAACCATATGATTCATGCGCACTAAAAGCAGCAAATATGATCTTGCTTTAGGTCCTGAAATAACAGACAGTGTCACAAATGATaagtttgaataaaaaatatctcCCAATTGCAGGTCATATGGATGATTGAACTATGCAAAGAGCGATCTTGTAATGGAAATAAATGACAAGCACAAAAGAAGACAAAATAAGACTACCTAAATCAAACGAAGGAATATCATCTTGACCGAAGAAGTTGCATCCGCTGGTCTTCTTGCTTAGACCTGAATTGATCTTATCAACGGCTACAAGTAGATCCTAGGAAGCCAAATCACACAAAGAAACCAGAGGAAAATTGAGGAATTAAGGCTATCTGGTTAAGGCTAACAAAATATCAGTCcagtatactatttttttttacagTATCTAGAACCTCATGtcataaagtaaaaaaaattaaatgagcgTGCAAGCTCATTCTCGTAGAAGCATCATCTTCTCACAAAAGAATCAACAAATATGCCTGTGATACATGATGCTGATGTCCAGAAACTTTAAGCATGATTGTTGAATTAGTATGCAACTGTTAATAGGCCAGCCCTTTTACATATACTCCTATATAACCTACCATGGTAGTTAGGGGTTTTCACCTCATGACTGTTTAGTTTGTTTAAGGAAATACTTCTGTTTTAATTAACAGTTATAAATATGACATATCAGTTTACTTATCTTTGGTTTTGTAAACATTTATATAAGATTGTTAAAACAACACAAATTCCACTAGttacataaatattttaaaatagaaaataacatgacgtttttacaaatattgaTAAGAATAGAAAATAACAtgacgtttttacaaatattgataagaatagaaaataaatgtgttttcttgaataaaaaacaGGCCCTTAGTTGGGCAAAACCCAGTTAGTTACCCTTCATCACTGTGCTTATGAAGAACTAACATCCCTTTGGAATACTAACACGTATAATACTGAAAGCCATAAAGAACCTCACCTCCCATGATGCTAGATCCTTCATATAGGTGGGAAGACATTCAAATTCGCTCTTTAATACCTTCAAAGCGGGGCTGGGAGCATCAGGTACTCTGTTGACTCATAACTTAGAGAGTGAGAATCGTGCAGGAATTATCAATAGAAATGCAAATATCAACAAATTTTAACTTACTTCTCAAGTTCTGGTGAAGGTACATTATCTGCAAACGAGGATAAAGAAAGATAGTCTTAGAAAAGGTAATTAGCAACATAGAATTAATTTGAGAAGTTAAGGCTAGTCTAATTCTCAACAAAAAGACAGGTCGTAGGACCTTCA
The Vicia villosa cultivar HV-30 ecotype Madison, WI linkage group LG6, Vvil1.0, whole genome shotgun sequence genome window above contains:
- the LOC131613021 gene encoding MATH domain and coiled-coil domain-containing protein At3g58210-like, with the translated sequence MEHGQSEKFEKFTWKVENFSKYNTILDVYSEPFIIGGYPWEIIFNQRGYEYACEGDLSIFLSAVETANMSEGWSRHVRFKLFLVNQIESNESIIPEEDEVEFNANSSIWGTECFVTSSELHDPLCGFLVKDTCIIGAEVFICNSKNERQVNQTSSLTRSHQSGSQTVQMESEVLRPKLDENNDQNLGKPVDFKDFGQIEEALVPLLEEICAQHPSLIKCQQKRSHKFREWAFNALGRVLYFLKTRKMKDMNDVACKELQIFWEELEHFGFDLTWLEPHVQSALGMKRYLEKLKEVEKLKDNKVVIELEIMRMKAKMVALEVNLHAIKDLLEAEDFEERDLDVELGVVNP